In Amycolatopsis sp. EV170708-02-1, the following are encoded in one genomic region:
- the pgsB gene encoding poly-gamma-glutamate synthase PgsB, with translation MNPSIGKSSPGERADVLFCYVVYIVACVFILAAGIVEQRRHHANLRAIPARVLVNGTRGKSSITRLCAGALRGGDLVTVAKTTGTAARFVHPDAHEDPVYRKFGIANVIEQIGVVRRAVAYSPDVLVVECMAVMPELQEINQTKLISSTIGVISNVRLDHVEEMGPTIDDIACSLSRSMPEGGICVTAERERLSVLEQEAARRCCELVVIDPETVTDEEMEGFGWITFKENVAIALAVAELLGVDRGAALRGMWSSPPDPGALTVDRFRVKGKQLRFANLLAVNDPESTLMNIEELISEKLITRPLHVVIGCRPDRIERNRQIAALIPQLAPERVVLIGEPTRSARTAVPGPWHGRVCDLGGRRSAVELLDGVIDGIEGEASVVAIGSIHGQGERLLGELQALERIPADAVVWTPNGEGRDRNRWEPCCRASRHWGWPSASCWRWVVCCSPICRPAG, from the coding sequence GTGAATCCGAGTATCGGAAAGAGCTCGCCCGGCGAGAGAGCTGATGTGCTTTTCTGTTACGTCGTATATATCGTTGCTTGTGTATTCATCCTGGCGGCCGGCATCGTCGAACAGCGCCGCCACCACGCCAATCTGCGGGCCATTCCGGCCAGAGTCCTGGTCAACGGTACTCGCGGGAAGAGCTCGATAACCCGGTTGTGCGCGGGAGCGCTGCGCGGCGGCGATCTGGTGACCGTCGCCAAGACGACTGGAACGGCCGCCCGGTTTGTTCATCCGGACGCACATGAAGACCCTGTGTACCGGAAGTTCGGCATCGCCAATGTCATCGAGCAGATCGGCGTTGTGCGTCGCGCGGTCGCCTACTCTCCCGACGTCTTGGTCGTCGAGTGCATGGCGGTGATGCCGGAGCTGCAGGAGATCAACCAGACCAAACTGATCTCCTCGACGATCGGTGTCATCTCCAACGTCCGCCTGGACCATGTCGAGGAAATGGGTCCGACGATCGACGACATCGCGTGCTCGCTCAGCAGGTCGATGCCGGAAGGAGGGATTTGCGTCACTGCCGAGCGTGAGCGGCTTTCCGTATTGGAACAGGAGGCTGCTCGGCGATGTTGCGAGCTCGTCGTGATCGACCCGGAGACGGTGACGGATGAGGAAATGGAGGGTTTCGGCTGGATCACTTTCAAGGAGAACGTCGCCATAGCCCTCGCCGTCGCAGAGCTCCTGGGGGTTGATCGCGGGGCGGCCTTGCGCGGAATGTGGTCCTCGCCCCCCGATCCGGGGGCACTGACCGTCGACCGGTTCCGGGTGAAGGGGAAACAGCTCAGATTCGCCAACCTTCTCGCCGTCAACGATCCGGAATCCACCTTGATGAACATCGAGGAGCTGATCTCCGAGAAGCTCATCACCCGGCCGCTGCATGTGGTGATCGGGTGCCGCCCCGACCGTATCGAGCGCAATCGCCAAATAGCTGCGCTGATCCCGCAGCTCGCCCCAGAGCGGGTTGTCCTGATCGGTGAGCCGACACGAAGTGCGAGGACAGCTGTTCCCGGCCCATGGCATGGCCGGGTATGCGATCTCGGCGGTCGTCGCAGCGCGGTGGAGCTTCTCGACGGAGTCATCGACGGAATCGAGGGCGAAGCTTCTGTCGTCGCGATCGGCAGCATCCACGGACAGGGCGAGAGACTCCTGGGGGAATTGCAGGCTCTGGAGCGAATACCGGCCGACGCCGTCGTCTGGACCCCGAACGGGGAAGGGAGGGATCGTAACCGATGGGAACCTTGTTGCCGGGCGTCGCGACACTGGGGTTGGCCATCGGCCTCCTGCTGGCGCTGGGTTGTGTGCTGCTCACCAATCTGTCGCCCGGCGGGATGA